From a region of the Mercurialis annua linkage group LG1-X, ddMerAnnu1.2, whole genome shotgun sequence genome:
- the LOC126665354 gene encoding zinc finger BED domain-containing protein RICESLEEPER 2-like codes for MRCIAHILNMVVSEGLKESNSSVRKVREIVRYIRNSPLRLSKFKDACDLVGIESKASLTLDVTTRWNATYLMLFSACIFEKAFEKYDEQESSFRKDLGDAVPNSKDWDSVKQLVVILEKFYRMTLRISRCLYVTSNSFFHEISDLCCLLKDMTVSKDLILRDMGLNMKCKFDKYWGDPLKMNNLIFIANIFNPIDRVEYMEFTLIEIYGTGIGGNLYRSVISDLHELFDDYMMVYTPRTDFNSRSNFSVETISQSSVVSSQPMSMLKAKFKQQKFETGLVGSKKSELELYLNEAIVEEEGDFDILRWWKLNSERLPILSRLARDVVAIPVSTVASESAFSTSGRVLDAFRSSLTPKIVEALVCCQDWLRDSNKPIQIEEILGEMEDFEQGLAAVGNGPAIQQ; via the exons ATGAGGTGTATAGCTCATATACTTAACATGGTAGTTAGTGAGGGATTAAAAGAGTCTAATTCTTCTGTTAGAAAGGTTAGGGAAATAGTAAGATACATTAGGAACTCACCTCTTCGGTTGAGCAAGTTTAAGGATGCATGTGATTTAGTTGGTATTGAATCTAAAGCTTCTTTGACTCTTGATGTGACAACAAGATGGAATGCTACCTATCTAATGTTATTCAGTGCATGCATTTTTGAGAAGGCTTTTGAGAAATATGATGAACAAGAGTCATCATTTAGGAAAGACTTGGGTGACGCTGTCCCTAATTCTAAGGATTGGGATTCTGTTAAGCAATTAGTTGTTATATTGGAGAAGTTTTATAGAATGACTCTGAGAATTTCTAGATGTTTATATGTGACTTCCAATTCTTTTTTTCATGAAATTTCTGACTTGTGTTGTCTTTTAAAAGATATGACAGTTAGTAAGGATTTAATATTGAGGGATATGGGTTTGAATATGAAATGCAAGTTTGATAAGTATTGGGGTGATCCACTTAAGATGAACAACTTGATTTTCATTGCTAATATTTTTAATCCTATAGATAGGGTGGAATATATGGAATTTactttaattgaaatatatggaACTGGAATTGGTGGAAACTTGTATCGTTCTGTTATTTCCGACCTTCATGAGCTGTTTGATGATTATATGATGGTGTATACGCCACGAACTGATTTCAATTCTCGAAGCAACTTCTCCGTAGAGACTATTAGCCAATCAAGTGTTGTCTCTTCCCAACCAATGTCTATGTTGAAAGCTAAATTCAAACAACAAAAGTTCGAGACAGGTTTGGTAGGAAGTAAGAAATCTGAATTGGAATTGTACCTCAATGAGGCAATAGTTGAAGAGGAAGGAGATTTCGATATTTTGAGATGGTGGAAGCTTAATTCTGAAAGATTACCTATCCTGTCTAGACTTGCACGCGATGTAGTTGCAATACCGGTCTCCACAGTTGCTTCTGAGTCCGCTTTTAGCACTAGCGGAAGAGTACTTGACGCCTTTAGAAGTTCGTTGACTCCGAAAATCGTAGAAGCTTTAGTTTGTTGTCAAGATTGGCTTAGAGACTCTAATAAGCCAATACAAATTGAGGAGATTCTTGGGGAGATGGAAGATTTTGAGCAAG GTTTGGCAGCAGTGGGCAATGGACCAGCAATTCAACAATAG